The Brassica napus cultivar Da-Ae chromosome C7, Da-Ae, whole genome shotgun sequence genomic interval ACACGCCATAAAAGCAGCTTTCAGCGCAGGCATACAAGCACACACTCTCACATACGACATGTACACCACTGCTTCATGGAGATCGATTTATGAGGAAAGCATAAATCCTATTAGTGTCCCGGAAGATGTATGGATTGTCCCATCTCACGTACAACAAGCGAAAGTCCTTCCTCCAGAAACTAGAAGAGCTGCAGGTCGCAGAAAGAAACGTAGGTACGAGAAAGTTGAAGACAAGATCTGTTCGTCACAAGGAACTCAAAGCTCTAAACATCGTAAATGCAGTCGATGTGGTATTGAAGGTCACAACCGGTCAACATGTGATAGAGCAATATAGGATTCAAGCCATTCGGTCTATGCAAGCTACttttctgagtttttttttaatattatctttgttttatgtcaaactttgttttttcaagaccaattatgttttatgttttgtgcATGTTTCCAGTATTTGCTTCGTTTTATGCAAGTTTTTAGTTTAACGTTAAGATTTGATCCATTGATCCATAAATTGACAACACAACTGAATACCAAATTGATTCGATCTTTGACAAAGTAGCTAGATCCAGAAAACAATTACAAGATCAATCGAATTTAGAACAGAGACATAAAATAATGGGAATGGATCCAATTAGTCATACATCTTCTGACTTCTTATGCTTGATAACCACTTTCTCTACTGTCTTTTCCAAGGAACTTCTCAAATCTTCAATTTCTTCGGCCATTATCGACTGTTGCTCATGCATCCTTTCTATTTCATCAAGCAGAGCCTCGTCAACCCACTTAAAaagatgtttttctttctttctctgaaTCGAAACACAAAAACGTCAATTGGAACATAGAAGAATTAAAAGTCATAATTTATCAGAATTACCTGTAAACCAATCTCACATCGGAAGAATCTTCTGTATGGGTTCTCCTCTGtttttgaaacataagtgacaATCCCCTTCCCACCCCAGCATCTGGAAGGAATCCCTCCATTGTTAGTCATGATCGGTTTTTGAGAAGGATAGAAAGACGGAGAGGAGAAATAAACGATGAAATAAGTAGGGTTTCTGGTCATTGGTGTTATATAAGTTTATGTTTAGGGCAAACCACTACTGTTAATCGGGTTTTAGGGTCTACTTGTATGTGTTTTGATAGTCATAAGATTTGTATTGACTATTAAGATTTGTAGCCTAGTTAGGTTAGATCGTGTATGGCTCCAGTTTAGTTTCACTTAGGGTATAGTTAGGGATTGATATGTTGTATGGCTTAGTTTAGATTCATTTAGGGTATCGTTAGGGGTTGATATGTTGTATGGCTTAGTTTAGATTCATTTAGGGTATGGTTAGGGGTTGATATGTTGTATAGCTTAGTTTAGATtcactttatttaattttataatcagCCGCTTATGTCAATAGTTTCAAGTAGTGCAGTGGTTTATGTTGTAGGTATAATTACCGAGGTGAAGTCTTCGATGCCCCCCATCTTCATTTTTAGTAAAACCACTTTTTCCTACAATATAGCATTTTTTCCTACAATATAGCCTTCAAGAGTACACTATTTAGATTCATTTCTTGCCGCTAATCTCAATTTTTCAAGTAGTGCAGTGGTTTATGTTGGAGTTATAAATACCCAGGTGACGTGTTCGATGCCCCCaatctccatttttattttaaaaaattttgtttcctACAACAGCCTTTAATAAGAGAGTCAAATAAGACCATTTTGATTTATATCATGTATGCCTTTGTTTGTTATCGTGCATGAAATCCAATGCTAAATAAGAGACTCAAATCCAATGCTAAATAAGAGATGCAAACCAATGCTAGTTACGAGTCATATAAGAGTAACTAAAAGAGTCAAGTCAACAACAACCTACTTGCTAAACAAGTCATAGTGAAAATAACATTATAAAATCTCAACCGTAGGAGAAGTTGTAGCCTTTCGAGGAATAAATTTTCCCATTCTCGAAATAAGCTCAGGATCATTAGCAGCTTCCCATAGGTCATAAGCAATCTTCTGGCGAGCTTCACGAATGTTGTCG includes:
- the LOC106408162 gene encoding uncharacterized protein LOC106408162, with the translated sequence MTRWFFKRRTLSSKHKQPLTVAAEKKIDRRIEKGKKFQVFPVSDDMFLVRGDTFECMVDLVRRTCSCGKFDLMKIPCRHAIKAAFSAGIQAHTLTYDMYTTASWRSIYEESINPISVPEDVWIVPSHVQQAKVLPPETRRAAGRRKKRRYEKVEDKICSSQGTQSSKHRKCSRCGIEGHNRSTCDRAI